Proteins encoded within one genomic window of Bos indicus x Bos taurus breed Angus x Brahman F1 hybrid chromosome 18, Bos_hybrid_MaternalHap_v2.0, whole genome shotgun sequence:
- the FBXO31 gene encoding F-box only protein 31 isoform X1 — MAVCARLCGVGPSRGCRRRQQRRGPAETAAADSEPDTDPEEERIEAGSAALSGAGGDRSAGPSSPPRCSLLELPPELLVEIFASLPGTDLPSLAQVCTKFRRILHTDTIWRRRCREEYGVCENLRKLEITGVSCRDVYAKRINPRVKSGRFMRILPDYEHMTYRDVYTCLLHRYRHILGLWQPDIGPYGGLLNVVVDGLFIIGWMYLPPHDPHVDDPMRFKPLFRIHLMERKSATVECMYGHRGPHNGHVQIVKKDEFSTKCNQTDHHRMSGGRQEEFRTWLREEWGRTLEDIFHEHMQELILMKFIYTSQYDNCLTYRRIYLPPSRPDDLIRPGLFKGTYGSHGLEIVMLSFHGKHARGTKITGDPNIPAGQQTVEIDLRHRIQLPDAESLHDFNELSRVVLEVREQVRKEQEQEQEGGPEDAEGLGQQSPQPREEPPAEPAQAPGDGGAAAVAEPPAQSGQPFVLPVGVSSRNEDYPRTCRMCFYGTGLIAGHGFTSPERTPGVFVLFDEDRFGFIWLELKSFSLYSRVQAAFRNADAPSPQAFEEMLKNIQSLTS, encoded by the exons ATGGCGGTGTGCGCTCGCCTCTGCGGCGTGGGCCCCTCGCGGGGATGCCGGCGACGCCAGCAGCGCCGGGGCCCGGCCGAGACCGCGGCGGCAGACAGCGAACCGGACACGGACCCCGAGGAGGAGCGCATCGAGGCGGGCTCGGCGGCGCTGTCCGGGGCCGGGGGCGACCGGAGCGCGGGCCCCTCGTCGCCCCCGCGATGCTCGCTGCTGGAGCTGCCGCCCGAGCTCCTGGTGGAGATCTTCGCGTCGCTGCCTGGCACCGACTTGCCCAGCCTGGCCCAGGTCTGCACCAAGTTCCGACGCATCCTGCACACTGACACCATCTGGAGGCGGCGCTGCCGGGAGG AGTACGGCGTTTGTGAAAACTTGCGGAAGCTGGAGATCACGGGCGTGTCTTGTCGAGATGTCTATGCCAAGC GTATAAACCCACGCGTGAAGTCGGGACGTTTCATGAGAATTCTGCCCGATTACGAGCACATGACGTACAGAGATGTGTACACCTGCC TGCTTCACCGATACAGACACATCCTGGGCTTGTGGCAGCCGGATATTGGGCCGTACGGAGGACTGCTGAACGTGGTG GTGGATGGCTTGTTCATCATTGGCTGGATGTACCTGCCGCCCCACGACCCTCACGTGGACGACCCCATGCGGTTCAAGCCCCTGTTCCGAATCCACCTGATGGAGAGGAAGTCAGCCACGGTGGAGTGCATGTACGGCCACAGAGGGCCCCACAACGGCCATGTCCAG ATCGTGAAGAAGGACGAGTTCTCCACCAAGTGCAACCAGACGGACCACCACAGGATGTCTGGCGGGCGGCAGGAG GAATTCCGCACGTGGCTAAGGGAGGAGTGGGGCCGGACGCTGGAGGACATTTTCCACGAGCACATGCAGGAGCTCATCCTGATGAAGTTCATCTACACCAGTCAGTACGA CAACTGCCTGACCTACCGCCGCATCTACCTCCCACCCAGCCGCCCGGATGACCTCATCAGGCCAGGCCTCTTCAAGGGCACCTATGGCAGCCACGGCCTGGAGATCGTCATGCTCAGCTTCCATGGGAAGCATGCCAGGGGCACGAAGATCACG GGTGACCCCAACATCCCTGCCGGGCAGCAGACAGTAGAGATTGACCTCAGGCACCGCATCCAGCTGCCTGATGCCGAGAGCCTGCACGACTTCAACGAGCTCTCCCGCGTTGTCCTGGAGGTGCGTGAGCAGGTGCGCAAGGAGcaggagcaggagcaggagggCGGGCCCGAGGACGCCGAGGGCCTCGGCCAGCAGAGCCCCCAGCCCCGCGAGGAGCCGCCCGCTGAGCCGGCCCAGGCACCTGGAGACGGAGGGGCCGCGGCCGTGGCTGAGCCACCTGCCCAGTCGGGGCAGCCGTTCGTGTTGCCAGTGGGCGTGAGCTCGAGGAATGAGGACTATCCCCGGACCTGCAGGATGTG tttctACGGCACCGGCCTCATCGCCGGCCACGGCTTCACCAGCCCTGAGCGCACCCCCGGGGTCTTTGTCCTATTTGATGAGGACCGCTTCGGGTTCATCTGGCTGGAGCTGAAGTCCTTCAGCCTGTACAGCAGGGTCCAGGCTGCCTTCCGGAACGCAGACGCCCCGTCCCCACAGGCCTTCGAGGAGATGCTCAAGAACATCCAGTCCCTCACCTCCTGA
- the FBXO31 gene encoding F-box only protein 31 isoform X3: MAVCARLCGVGPSRGCRRRQQRRGPAETAAADSEPDTDPEEERIEAGSAALSGAGGDRSAGPSSPPRCSLLELPPELLVEIFASLPGTDLPSLAQVCTKFRRILHTDTIWRRRCREVLHRYRHILGLWQPDIGPYGGLLNVVVDGLFIIGWMYLPPHDPHVDDPMRFKPLFRIHLMERKSATVECMYGHRGPHNGHVQIVKKDEFSTKCNQTDHHRMSGGRQEEFRTWLREEWGRTLEDIFHEHMQELILMKFIYTSQYDNCLTYRRIYLPPSRPDDLIRPGLFKGTYGSHGLEIVMLSFHGKHARGTKITGDPNIPAGQQTVEIDLRHRIQLPDAESLHDFNELSRVVLEVREQVRKEQEQEQEGGPEDAEGLGQQSPQPREEPPAEPAQAPGDGGAAAVAEPPAQSGQPFVLPVGVSSRNEDYPRTCRMCFYGTGLIAGHGFTSPERTPGVFVLFDEDRFGFIWLELKSFSLYSRVQAAFRNADAPSPQAFEEMLKNIQSLTS; the protein is encoded by the exons ATGGCGGTGTGCGCTCGCCTCTGCGGCGTGGGCCCCTCGCGGGGATGCCGGCGACGCCAGCAGCGCCGGGGCCCGGCCGAGACCGCGGCGGCAGACAGCGAACCGGACACGGACCCCGAGGAGGAGCGCATCGAGGCGGGCTCGGCGGCGCTGTCCGGGGCCGGGGGCGACCGGAGCGCGGGCCCCTCGTCGCCCCCGCGATGCTCGCTGCTGGAGCTGCCGCCCGAGCTCCTGGTGGAGATCTTCGCGTCGCTGCCTGGCACCGACTTGCCCAGCCTGGCCCAGGTCTGCACCAAGTTCCGACGCATCCTGCACACTGACACCATCTGGAGGCGGCGCTGCCGGGAGG TGCTTCACCGATACAGACACATCCTGGGCTTGTGGCAGCCGGATATTGGGCCGTACGGAGGACTGCTGAACGTGGTG GTGGATGGCTTGTTCATCATTGGCTGGATGTACCTGCCGCCCCACGACCCTCACGTGGACGACCCCATGCGGTTCAAGCCCCTGTTCCGAATCCACCTGATGGAGAGGAAGTCAGCCACGGTGGAGTGCATGTACGGCCACAGAGGGCCCCACAACGGCCATGTCCAG ATCGTGAAGAAGGACGAGTTCTCCACCAAGTGCAACCAGACGGACCACCACAGGATGTCTGGCGGGCGGCAGGAG GAATTCCGCACGTGGCTAAGGGAGGAGTGGGGCCGGACGCTGGAGGACATTTTCCACGAGCACATGCAGGAGCTCATCCTGATGAAGTTCATCTACACCAGTCAGTACGA CAACTGCCTGACCTACCGCCGCATCTACCTCCCACCCAGCCGCCCGGATGACCTCATCAGGCCAGGCCTCTTCAAGGGCACCTATGGCAGCCACGGCCTGGAGATCGTCATGCTCAGCTTCCATGGGAAGCATGCCAGGGGCACGAAGATCACG GGTGACCCCAACATCCCTGCCGGGCAGCAGACAGTAGAGATTGACCTCAGGCACCGCATCCAGCTGCCTGATGCCGAGAGCCTGCACGACTTCAACGAGCTCTCCCGCGTTGTCCTGGAGGTGCGTGAGCAGGTGCGCAAGGAGcaggagcaggagcaggagggCGGGCCCGAGGACGCCGAGGGCCTCGGCCAGCAGAGCCCCCAGCCCCGCGAGGAGCCGCCCGCTGAGCCGGCCCAGGCACCTGGAGACGGAGGGGCCGCGGCCGTGGCTGAGCCACCTGCCCAGTCGGGGCAGCCGTTCGTGTTGCCAGTGGGCGTGAGCTCGAGGAATGAGGACTATCCCCGGACCTGCAGGATGTG tttctACGGCACCGGCCTCATCGCCGGCCACGGCTTCACCAGCCCTGAGCGCACCCCCGGGGTCTTTGTCCTATTTGATGAGGACCGCTTCGGGTTCATCTGGCTGGAGCTGAAGTCCTTCAGCCTGTACAGCAGGGTCCAGGCTGCCTTCCGGAACGCAGACGCCCCGTCCCCACAGGCCTTCGAGGAGATGCTCAAGAACATCCAGTCCCTCACCTCCTGA
- the LOC113875444 gene encoding mucin-7-like, with protein sequence MPATDGRRAAAARAHAPPESRAPPARPESPAPPLHATPLQGALFLPLQGALSPSPGARSPAPRGSRAPPLGEPCSPRPFREPSPAPLGGGETKAPPPQPPRDSRPRPSRQLSHASSTLPKSLSGAWSSPPEGTRKVLGWRSRKAPRLDRPSGFIRSLSSQPHRSQAALASAHLRTAGLQSRASTEHGKGMSPTNARRPPLPD encoded by the coding sequence ATGCCGGCGACTGACGgccgccgcgccgccgccgcccgtgCGCACGCGCCGCCCGAGAGCCGAGCCCCGCCCGCCCGGCCGGAGAGCCCGGCCCCGCCACTCCACGCCACGCCCCTCCAGGGAGCCTTATTCCTGCCCCTCCAGGGAGCTTTATCCCCGTCCCCAGGAGCGCGGAGTCCCGCCCCCCGGGGGAGCCGAGCACCACCCCTGGGAGAGCCCTGCTCGCCACGCCCCTTCAGAGAGCCAAGCCCCGCCCCCCTGGGGGGCGGGGAAACCAAggcaccccccccccaacccccccggGATTcgaggccccgcccctcccgaCAGCTAAGCCACGCCTCTAGTACATTGCCGAAGTCCCTGTCTGGGGCTTGGTCCAGCCCACCAGAGGGGACCCGAAAAGTCTTGGGCTGGCGTAGCCGAAAAGCCCCCCGCCTCGACCGCCCTTCAGGGTTCATTAGGTCCCTCTCCTCGCAGCCCCACCGGTCCCAGGCGGCCCTGGCCTCCGCTCACCTGAGGACTGCGGGCCTCCAGTCGCGCGCCAGTACAGAGCACGGGAAAGGAATGTCACCGACAAACGCACGACGGCCGCCCCTTCCCGACTGA
- the FBXO31 gene encoding F-box only protein 31 isoform X4, translating to MYLPPHDPHVDDPMRFKPLFRIHLMERKSATVECMYGHRGPHNGHVQIVKKDEFSTKCNQTDHHRMSGGRQEEFRTWLREEWGRTLEDIFHEHMQELILMKFIYTSQYDNCLTYRRIYLPPSRPDDLIRPGLFKGTYGSHGLEIVMLSFHGKHARGTKITGDPNIPAGQQTVEIDLRHRIQLPDAESLHDFNELSRVVLEVREQVRKEQEQEQEGGPEDAEGLGQQSPQPREEPPAEPAQAPGDGGAAAVAEPPAQSGQPFVLPVGVSSRNEDYPRTCRMCFYGTGLIAGHGFTSPERTPGVFVLFDEDRFGFIWLELKSFSLYSRVQAAFRNADAPSPQAFEEMLKNIQSLTS from the exons ATGTACCTGCCGCCCCACGACCCTCACGTGGACGACCCCATGCGGTTCAAGCCCCTGTTCCGAATCCACCTGATGGAGAGGAAGTCAGCCACGGTGGAGTGCATGTACGGCCACAGAGGGCCCCACAACGGCCATGTCCAG ATCGTGAAGAAGGACGAGTTCTCCACCAAGTGCAACCAGACGGACCACCACAGGATGTCTGGCGGGCGGCAGGAG GAATTCCGCACGTGGCTAAGGGAGGAGTGGGGCCGGACGCTGGAGGACATTTTCCACGAGCACATGCAGGAGCTCATCCTGATGAAGTTCATCTACACCAGTCAGTACGA CAACTGCCTGACCTACCGCCGCATCTACCTCCCACCCAGCCGCCCGGATGACCTCATCAGGCCAGGCCTCTTCAAGGGCACCTATGGCAGCCACGGCCTGGAGATCGTCATGCTCAGCTTCCATGGGAAGCATGCCAGGGGCACGAAGATCACG GGTGACCCCAACATCCCTGCCGGGCAGCAGACAGTAGAGATTGACCTCAGGCACCGCATCCAGCTGCCTGATGCCGAGAGCCTGCACGACTTCAACGAGCTCTCCCGCGTTGTCCTGGAGGTGCGTGAGCAGGTGCGCAAGGAGcaggagcaggagcaggagggCGGGCCCGAGGACGCCGAGGGCCTCGGCCAGCAGAGCCCCCAGCCCCGCGAGGAGCCGCCCGCTGAGCCGGCCCAGGCACCTGGAGACGGAGGGGCCGCGGCCGTGGCTGAGCCACCTGCCCAGTCGGGGCAGCCGTTCGTGTTGCCAGTGGGCGTGAGCTCGAGGAATGAGGACTATCCCCGGACCTGCAGGATGTG tttctACGGCACCGGCCTCATCGCCGGCCACGGCTTCACCAGCCCTGAGCGCACCCCCGGGGTCTTTGTCCTATTTGATGAGGACCGCTTCGGGTTCATCTGGCTGGAGCTGAAGTCCTTCAGCCTGTACAGCAGGGTCCAGGCTGCCTTCCGGAACGCAGACGCCCCGTCCCCACAGGCCTTCGAGGAGATGCTCAAGAACATCCAGTCCCTCACCTCCTGA
- the FBXO31 gene encoding F-box only protein 31 isoform X2, whose product MAVCARLCGVGPSRGCRRRQQRRGPAETAAADSEPDTDPEEERIEAGSAALSGAGGDRSAGPSSPPRCSLLELPPELLVEIFASLPGTDLPSLAQVCTKFRRILHTDTIWRRRCREEYGVCENLRKLEITGVSCRDVYAKLLHRYRHILGLWQPDIGPYGGLLNVVVDGLFIIGWMYLPPHDPHVDDPMRFKPLFRIHLMERKSATVECMYGHRGPHNGHVQIVKKDEFSTKCNQTDHHRMSGGRQEEFRTWLREEWGRTLEDIFHEHMQELILMKFIYTSQYDNCLTYRRIYLPPSRPDDLIRPGLFKGTYGSHGLEIVMLSFHGKHARGTKITGDPNIPAGQQTVEIDLRHRIQLPDAESLHDFNELSRVVLEVREQVRKEQEQEQEGGPEDAEGLGQQSPQPREEPPAEPAQAPGDGGAAAVAEPPAQSGQPFVLPVGVSSRNEDYPRTCRMCFYGTGLIAGHGFTSPERTPGVFVLFDEDRFGFIWLELKSFSLYSRVQAAFRNADAPSPQAFEEMLKNIQSLTS is encoded by the exons ATGGCGGTGTGCGCTCGCCTCTGCGGCGTGGGCCCCTCGCGGGGATGCCGGCGACGCCAGCAGCGCCGGGGCCCGGCCGAGACCGCGGCGGCAGACAGCGAACCGGACACGGACCCCGAGGAGGAGCGCATCGAGGCGGGCTCGGCGGCGCTGTCCGGGGCCGGGGGCGACCGGAGCGCGGGCCCCTCGTCGCCCCCGCGATGCTCGCTGCTGGAGCTGCCGCCCGAGCTCCTGGTGGAGATCTTCGCGTCGCTGCCTGGCACCGACTTGCCCAGCCTGGCCCAGGTCTGCACCAAGTTCCGACGCATCCTGCACACTGACACCATCTGGAGGCGGCGCTGCCGGGAGG AGTACGGCGTTTGTGAAAACTTGCGGAAGCTGGAGATCACGGGCGTGTCTTGTCGAGATGTCTATGCCAAGC TGCTTCACCGATACAGACACATCCTGGGCTTGTGGCAGCCGGATATTGGGCCGTACGGAGGACTGCTGAACGTGGTG GTGGATGGCTTGTTCATCATTGGCTGGATGTACCTGCCGCCCCACGACCCTCACGTGGACGACCCCATGCGGTTCAAGCCCCTGTTCCGAATCCACCTGATGGAGAGGAAGTCAGCCACGGTGGAGTGCATGTACGGCCACAGAGGGCCCCACAACGGCCATGTCCAG ATCGTGAAGAAGGACGAGTTCTCCACCAAGTGCAACCAGACGGACCACCACAGGATGTCTGGCGGGCGGCAGGAG GAATTCCGCACGTGGCTAAGGGAGGAGTGGGGCCGGACGCTGGAGGACATTTTCCACGAGCACATGCAGGAGCTCATCCTGATGAAGTTCATCTACACCAGTCAGTACGA CAACTGCCTGACCTACCGCCGCATCTACCTCCCACCCAGCCGCCCGGATGACCTCATCAGGCCAGGCCTCTTCAAGGGCACCTATGGCAGCCACGGCCTGGAGATCGTCATGCTCAGCTTCCATGGGAAGCATGCCAGGGGCACGAAGATCACG GGTGACCCCAACATCCCTGCCGGGCAGCAGACAGTAGAGATTGACCTCAGGCACCGCATCCAGCTGCCTGATGCCGAGAGCCTGCACGACTTCAACGAGCTCTCCCGCGTTGTCCTGGAGGTGCGTGAGCAGGTGCGCAAGGAGcaggagcaggagcaggagggCGGGCCCGAGGACGCCGAGGGCCTCGGCCAGCAGAGCCCCCAGCCCCGCGAGGAGCCGCCCGCTGAGCCGGCCCAGGCACCTGGAGACGGAGGGGCCGCGGCCGTGGCTGAGCCACCTGCCCAGTCGGGGCAGCCGTTCGTGTTGCCAGTGGGCGTGAGCTCGAGGAATGAGGACTATCCCCGGACCTGCAGGATGTG tttctACGGCACCGGCCTCATCGCCGGCCACGGCTTCACCAGCCCTGAGCGCACCCCCGGGGTCTTTGTCCTATTTGATGAGGACCGCTTCGGGTTCATCTGGCTGGAGCTGAAGTCCTTCAGCCTGTACAGCAGGGTCCAGGCTGCCTTCCGGAACGCAGACGCCCCGTCCCCACAGGCCTTCGAGGAGATGCTCAAGAACATCCAGTCCCTCACCTCCTGA